The Bos indicus x Bos taurus breed Angus x Brahman F1 hybrid chromosome 3, Bos_hybrid_MaternalHap_v2.0, whole genome shotgun sequence genome includes a window with the following:
- the ZNF691 gene encoding zinc finger protein 691, giving the protein MGSEKEQSPEQHLPEEGERGNKPWRVDDSKVPDGEKEPGQANLSEAPQGPSPEEPTQEVAVSAAEPEDLSAHRRPEVDEKPFVCVQCGKTFNNTSNLRTHQRIHTGEKPYQCSECGKSFSRSSNRIRHERIHLEEKHYKCPNCEQSFRRHADLTTHQQDHLGRRPFRCDLCGKSFGQSSALAVHYRTHLEPAPYICCECGKSFSNSSSFGVHHRTHTGERPYECTECGRTFSDISNFGAHQRTHRGEKPYRCTACGKHFSRSSNLIRHQKTHRGEQAGRESS; this is encoded by the coding sequence ATGGGCAGTGAGAAGGAGCAGAGCCCAGAACAGCACCTACCCGAGGAAGGGGAACGGGGTAATAAGCCCTGGAGAGTGGATGACTCCAAGGTACCGGATGGGGAAAAAGAGCCTGGGCAAGCAAACCTGTCGGAGGCGCCACAAGGGCCCAGTCCAGAAGAGCCCACGCAGGAAGTCGCTGTCTCTGCTGCAGAGCCGGAGGACCTCTCTGCTCATCGGAGGCCCGAGGTGGATGAGAAGCCCTTTGTATGTGTCCAGTGTGGCAAAACCTTCAACAACACCTCCAACCTGAGGACGCACCAGCGCATCCACACGGGCGAGAAGCCTTACCAGTGTTCCGAGTGCGGTAAGAGCTTCTCCAGAAGCTCCAACCGGATCCGGCACGAGCGCATCCACCTGGAGGAGAAGCACTACAAGTGCCCCAACTGCGAGCAGAGCTTCCGGCGGCACGCGGACCTCACCACGCACCAGCAGGACCACCTGGGCCGGCGGCCCTTCCGCTGCGACCTCTGTGGCAAGAGCTTCGGCCAGAGCTCGGCGCTGGCGGTGCACTACCGGACCCACCTGGAGCCCGCGCCCTACATCTGCTGCGAGTGCGGGAAGAGCTTCAGCAACAGCTCCAGCTTCGGCGTGCACCACCGCACCCACACGGGCGAGCGGCCCTACGAGTGCACCGAGTGCGGGCGGACCTTCAGCGACATCTCCAACTTCGGGGCGCACCAGCGGACCCACAGGGGCGAGAAGCCCTACCGGTGCACCGCGTGCGGGAAGCATTTCTCCCGCAGCTCCAATCTCATCCGCCACCAGAAAACACACCGGGGAGAGCAGGCCGGGAGAGAGTCCAGCTGA
- the ERMAP gene encoding erythroid membrane-associated protein produces MKMPSYSGSWLSRCFITLVFLQLPLHMSAESPGSFSPSAVALTVILPVLGIFIMVGIYIIWKQRRSKERLLYEHAMEVENLLSDHAKEKGRLHKALKKLRRELKLKRAAANSGWRRARLHFVTVTLDPDTAHPKLILSEDRKCVKLGDTRQPVPDNPERFDFVVSVLGSEYFIAGCHYWEVSVADKTKWALGVCSESVSRKGKVTASPANGHWLLRQNHGNEYEALTSPQTSFRLKEPMRCVGIFLDYEAGVISFYNVTNQSHIFTFTHSFSGPLRPFFEPCLHDGGKNTAPLIICSELQKPEESTVPNTEEKGQANGDVALQVDPFLLPAQASELIPLRDMILSWSSDLGPALQGLKVPSF; encoded by the exons ATGAAGATGCCAAGTTACTCAGGCTCCTGGCTCTCCAGATGCTTCATCACACTGGTCTTCCTCCAGCTGCCTTTGCACATGTCAG CCGAATCTCCAGGGAGCTTCTCGCCATCAGCCGTGGCTCTTACTGTGATCCTACCTGTTCTGGGGATTTTCATCATGGTGGGCATTTACATCATCTGGAAGCAAAGAAGGTCAAAAG aGAGGCTTCTCTATGAACATGCGATGGAGGTAG AAAATCTTCTCTCAGACCATGCAAAAGAAAAAG gACGACTCCATAAAGCCCTCA AGAAACTCCGGAGAGAACTGA AGTTAAAAAGAGCTGCAGCAAACTCAG gCTGGAGAAGGGCCCGGCTGCACTTTG TGACTGTGACCCTGGACCCAGATACAGCGCATCCCAAACTCATCCTGTCTGAGGACCGCAAGTGTGTGAAGCTTGGAGACACAAGGCAGCCCGTGCCCGACAATCCCGAGCGATTTGACTTCGTTGTCAGCGTCCTGGGCTCCGAGTACTTCATAGCTGGCTGTCACTACTGGGAGGTGTCTGTGGCAGACAAGACCAAATGGGCCCTGGGGGTGTGTAGTGAGTCAGTGAGCAGGAAGGGGAAGGTCACCGCCTCGCCCGCCAACGGACACTGGCTCCTGCGACAGAATCACGGGAATGAGTACGAGGCCCTCACATCCCCGCAGACCTCCTTCCGCCTGAAAGAGCCCATGAGGTGCGTGGGGATTTTCCTGGACTATGAAGCAGGAGTCATCTCCTTCTACAACGTGACCAACCAGTCCCACATCTTTACTTTCACCCACAGTTTCTCCGGCCCCCTCCGCCCTTTCTTTGAACCTTGCCTTCATGATGGAGGGAAAAACACGGCACCTCTAATTATCTGTTCTGAACTCCAGAAACCAGAGGAATCAACTGTCCCCAACACAGAAGAAAAAGGCCAGGCTAATGGAGATGTGGCCCTGCAAGTGGACCCTTTCTTGCTCCCTGCTCAGGCATCAGAGCTCATCCCACTCAGAGATATGATCCTGTCCTGGTCTTCTGACCTTGGCCCAGCCCTTCAGGGGCTCAAGGTTCCTTCTTTTTAG